In the Halichoerus grypus chromosome 4, mHalGry1.hap1.1, whole genome shotgun sequence genome, one interval contains:
- the TEX30 gene encoding testis-expressed protein 30 isoform X1 yields MSHTEVKLKIPFGNKLLDAVCLVPNKSLTYGIILTHGASGDMNLPHLMSLASHLASHGFFCLRFTCKGLNIVHRIKAYKSVLNYLKTSGDYKLAGVFLGGRSMGSRAAASVMCHIEPDDADDFVRGLICISYPLHHPKQQHKLRDEDLYRIKDPVLFVSGSADEMCEKNLLEKVAQKMQAPNKIHWIEKANHSMAVKGRSTNDVFKEINTQILFWIQEITEMDKK; encoded by the exons ATGAGTCATACAGAG gttaaattaaaaataccttttgGAAATAAATTACTAGATGCTGTTTGTTTGGTACCTAACAAGAGCTTAACATATGGAATAATTCTTACACATGGAGCGTCAGGAGATATGAACCTTCCTCATTTGATGTCACTGGCATCCCATCTTGCATCTCATGGTTTTTTTTGCCTGAGATTTACCTGTAAAGGCCTTAATATTGTACATAGAATTAAGGCATATAAATCAGTTTTG AATTACCTAAAGACCTCAGGAGACTACAAACTGGCAGGTGTTTTCCTTGGTG gTCGTTCAATGGGCTCAAGAGCAGCTGCTTCTGTAATGTGCCATATTGAgccagatgatgctgatgattTTGTTCGAGGTCTCATTTGTATTTCTTACCCACTGCACCATCCAAAGCAGCAACATAAACTTAGAGATGAAGATCTCTATCGTATAAAAGATCCTGTATTGTTTGTGTCAGGCTCAGCAGATGAAATGTGTGAAAAG aaccTGTTGGAGAAAGTGGCACAGAAAATGCAAGCTCCCAATAAAATCCACTGGATTGAGAAGGCAAATCATTCCATGGCAGTGAAAGGACGGTCAAcaaatgatgttttcaaagaaataaatacacagattttGTTTTGGATCCAGGAAATCACTGAAATGGACAAGAAATAA
- the TEX30 gene encoding testis-expressed protein 30 isoform X2: MNLPHLMSLASHLASHGFFCLRFTCKGLNIVHRIKAYKSVLNYLKTSGDYKLAGVFLGGRSMGSRAAASVMCHIEPDDADDFVRGLICISYPLHHPKQQHKLRDEDLYRIKDPVLFVSGSADEMCEKNLLEKVAQKMQAPNKIHWIEKANHSMAVKGRSTNDVFKEINTQILFWIQEITEMDKK; the protein is encoded by the exons ATGAACCTTCCTCATTTGATGTCACTGGCATCCCATCTTGCATCTCATGGTTTTTTTTGCCTGAGATTTACCTGTAAAGGCCTTAATATTGTACATAGAATTAAGGCATATAAATCAGTTTTG AATTACCTAAAGACCTCAGGAGACTACAAACTGGCAGGTGTTTTCCTTGGTG gTCGTTCAATGGGCTCAAGAGCAGCTGCTTCTGTAATGTGCCATATTGAgccagatgatgctgatgattTTGTTCGAGGTCTCATTTGTATTTCTTACCCACTGCACCATCCAAAGCAGCAACATAAACTTAGAGATGAAGATCTCTATCGTATAAAAGATCCTGTATTGTTTGTGTCAGGCTCAGCAGATGAAATGTGTGAAAAG aaccTGTTGGAGAAAGTGGCACAGAAAATGCAAGCTCCCAATAAAATCCACTGGATTGAGAAGGCAAATCATTCCATGGCAGTGAAAGGACGGTCAAcaaatgatgttttcaaagaaataaatacacagattttGTTTTGGATCCAGGAAATCACTGAAATGGACAAGAAATAA